A genome region from Vibrio tapetis subsp. tapetis includes the following:
- a CDS encoding efflux RND transporter periplasmic adaptor subunit yields MSKRLVALALTTVSFAAGGYFYLNSSTPDGVALPLIVAQDGVIAKQAIAVGKVVPAHSISIKSQLNGIVGEVYHHVGESVTLGTPLIKIKPNPTPTALTNAMTEVLRSEASLDSALQKLANLKSLVEQKVIPDNYGDYVQAKSDVKSAKADLQQKKQNLDLIRSGEAAIGDAKLSSTILAPIDGTILNLKVEVGEPIISTESNQAATEMMSMADMGNIIFKGSVSEHDAAQLKVGMSASITLAPYPDETIIGTLSKVAVQSEKLNTPGSTSSFDNGFEVEVSNIQFPKEITLRSGFSATAKITLQQSNGGTTIPERSIRFEASQPLVLIPDDSEQGYHSRQVELGLSDGVNVEVLSGLESGEEIVDNSMMQGGGLNA; encoded by the coding sequence ATGAGTAAACGTTTGGTCGCTCTCGCTTTAACTACGGTAAGTTTTGCAGCTGGAGGGTATTTTTACCTAAATTCGTCGACTCCAGATGGTGTCGCCTTGCCCCTGATAGTGGCCCAAGATGGGGTGATCGCAAAGCAAGCGATCGCGGTAGGAAAAGTGGTTCCAGCGCACTCTATCTCTATAAAATCACAATTAAATGGCATTGTTGGTGAGGTTTACCATCACGTTGGTGAAAGCGTTACTTTAGGCACTCCACTGATCAAGATTAAGCCAAACCCAACTCCTACCGCTCTAACAAATGCCATGACAGAAGTGCTGCGTAGTGAAGCGAGTTTAGATTCTGCTCTGCAGAAGTTAGCCAACTTAAAAAGTCTGGTGGAGCAAAAAGTCATCCCTGATAATTACGGTGATTACGTTCAGGCAAAGTCGGATGTGAAGTCAGCTAAAGCAGACTTACAACAAAAAAAACAAAATTTGGATTTGATACGAAGCGGTGAAGCCGCAATTGGCGATGCCAAGCTTTCATCGACCATTCTAGCCCCAATTGATGGCACTATCTTGAATTTAAAAGTGGAGGTAGGAGAGCCCATTATTTCCACCGAGTCGAATCAAGCCGCAACAGAAATGATGTCTATGGCAGATATGGGCAATATTATTTTTAAAGGTAGCGTCAGTGAGCATGATGCTGCGCAGTTAAAAGTTGGTATGTCTGCCAGCATCACGTTAGCACCGTACCCAGATGAGACAATCATTGGAACCTTGAGCAAAGTCGCGGTTCAGTCAGAAAAGCTCAACACTCCCGGTTCAACATCAAGCTTTGATAATGGCTTTGAAGTTGAGGTAAGTAACATTCAGTTTCCTAAAGAGATCACATTGCGCTCTGGTTTTTCGGCGACGGCCAAAATCACATTGCAACAATCGAATGGTGGAACCACTATTCCTGAACGTTCGATACGTTTTGAAGCGAGCCAACCTTTGGTGTTGATCCCCGATGATTCAGAACAAGGTTACCATTCTCGACAAGTTGAACTCGGGCTGTCGGATGGCGTTAACGTTGAAGTTCTGTCTGGTCTTGAGAGTGGTGAAGAGATCGTCGATAACAGCATGATGCAAGGTGGAGGCCTCAATGCGTAA
- the cydX gene encoding cytochrome bd-I oxidase subunit CydX, whose translation MWYFIWILGLFLASAFSILNAISFENYDSETET comes from the coding sequence ATGTGGTATTTTATTTGGATACTCGGTTTATTCTTAGCCTCTGCATTCTCTATTTTGAACGCAATCAGCTTCGAAAATTATGATTCAGAAACAGAGACCTAA
- the cydB gene encoding cytochrome d ubiquinol oxidase subunit II has product MFEYDTLRLIWWVLIGVLLIGFMITDGFDMGVGALLPLIGKTNAERRVMINSIAPHWDGNQVWLITAGGALFAAWPLVYATSFSSLYAAMYLALISLWLRPLALEYRAKIDNDQWRKVCDLSISFSGFFPPILFGVAFGNLIQGLPFSLNSLLMVEYHGSFVELLNPFALLCGCVGLLMALLQGSAWLMMKTTDALYNKAKLVAQMSAVLVACLMVIGGLAIRHIDGYLIVSELSHGAVSNPLNKQAMAETGAWLTNFETHPWMWFAPIGSVLTPLLALLSARLKWDALAFISSSLTNACIVLTAGFAMFPFIIPSSIKPSHSLTLWDSTSSELTLNIMTGVAFVMVPIILCYTAFSYRTMFGRLDSEYVERNGHSLY; this is encoded by the coding sequence ATGTTCGAATATGACACATTGCGTTTAATTTGGTGGGTTCTGATTGGTGTGCTGCTGATTGGTTTTATGATCACCGATGGCTTCGATATGGGAGTGGGTGCGCTTTTGCCGCTTATCGGTAAAACCAACGCTGAAAGACGAGTGATGATTAACTCCATTGCTCCCCATTGGGACGGAAACCAAGTGTGGTTAATTACCGCAGGGGGCGCTTTGTTTGCCGCTTGGCCATTGGTGTATGCCACATCGTTTTCAAGCTTGTATGCTGCGATGTACTTGGCTCTTATCTCATTGTGGCTACGTCCTCTTGCGCTTGAGTATCGAGCCAAGATAGATAACGACCAATGGCGGAAAGTATGTGATTTATCCATCTCGTTTTCAGGGTTCTTTCCACCGATTTTATTTGGTGTCGCATTTGGCAACTTAATACAAGGGCTTCCTTTTTCGCTCAATAGTTTACTTATGGTTGAATACCACGGATCTTTTGTTGAATTGCTTAATCCGTTTGCGCTGTTGTGTGGCTGCGTTGGGTTATTGATGGCGTTGTTGCAAGGCAGTGCTTGGCTGATGATGAAAACGACAGATGCACTATATAACAAGGCAAAATTAGTTGCGCAGATGAGTGCGGTACTGGTGGCTTGCCTTATGGTGATTGGTGGTTTAGCGATACGCCATATTGATGGGTATCTGATTGTTAGTGAACTGAGTCATGGTGCCGTTTCAAACCCGTTAAACAAACAAGCGATGGCAGAGACAGGTGCTTGGTTAACAAACTTCGAGACTCACCCTTGGATGTGGTTTGCACCGATTGGCAGTGTGCTCACTCCTTTATTGGCTTTGCTCAGCGCAAGATTGAAGTGGGATGCGCTTGCCTTCATCAGTTCAAGTCTTACTAACGCTTGTATCGTTTTAACGGCTGGGTTCGCGATGTTCCCATTCATTATTCCATCCAGTATAAAACCAAGCCATAGCCTAACGCTGTGGGATTCAACATCCAGCGAACTGACCTTGAACATCATGACAGGCGTAGCGTTTGTGATGGTGCCAATCATTCTTTGTTACACGGCTTTTAGTTATCGCACCATGTTTGGACGACTCGATAGTGAGTATGTTGAACGTAATGGCCATTCACTGTATTAA
- a CDS encoding ABC transporter ATP-binding protein yields MTDTQLVKLTNISKHYQSGEETIKALDDVSLSILSGEHIAILGPSGSGKSTLMNMLGCLDKPTSGQYILADQDVSQLSSHQLAGIRNQKIGFVFQSFNLLEYASALDNVALPLVYRGANAKERRKKASELLHRVGLGDRLHHKPNQLSGGQKQRVAIARALVNDPQIILADEPTGALDSKSGAEIERLFKELNQEGRTIIVVTHDNLLAQRTARVVTIKDGNIVSDIALTK; encoded by the coding sequence ATGACAGATACACAACTGGTCAAGCTGACCAATATTAGTAAGCATTATCAAAGCGGTGAAGAGACAATTAAGGCGTTAGATGATGTGTCGTTGAGTATTTTAAGCGGTGAGCATATCGCTATTCTCGGCCCTTCGGGATCGGGTAAATCGACATTGATGAATATGCTAGGCTGTTTAGACAAGCCTACATCGGGGCAATATATTCTTGCTGATCAAGATGTTTCTCAGTTATCCAGTCATCAGTTGGCAGGTATTCGAAATCAAAAAATTGGCTTTGTCTTCCAAAGTTTTAACTTACTCGAATATGCCAGTGCGCTAGATAATGTAGCGTTGCCCCTTGTATACCGAGGAGCAAATGCAAAAGAAAGGCGTAAAAAAGCCAGCGAACTACTGCATAGAGTAGGGCTTGGAGATAGGCTTCATCACAAGCCAAATCAACTCTCTGGCGGTCAAAAACAACGAGTCGCTATAGCCAGAGCGTTGGTTAACGACCCGCAAATTATTCTAGCAGATGAACCGACGGGGGCGCTAGATTCAAAGTCTGGAGCTGAAATCGAACGGCTATTTAAAGAGCTTAATCAAGAAGGAAGAACGATCATTGTTGTCACACATGATAATTTATTGGCTCAGCGAACAGCTCGGGTTGTTACGATTAAAGATGGCAATATCGTGTCGGATATAGCGTTAACTAAATAA
- a CDS encoding ABC transporter permease, whose product MISVLQQTLQTLLAHRLRSVLAVIAIVWGIVSVLVLVALGEGFYQVNSKSFSMLMNNTQLAFVEQTSKEWQGLPARRELRISKPQLEMLAEQPVVQSVSAVYGKWDATVTDTVGAPMPGNVSGIDDNYIALRNLKLAVGSRAISPTDVINHTKVAILGWRLALMGNVNLGDNVNVNGIPFVVVGVTEQSEGFFQMGNEDDQVMIPSTTFQDLWQSPPFMLIIEPSESVLGSILRTSVRSFFAAKQHFDPSDQNAIYMPDIGQETQFFSAILRGIQLFLGASGAMTLAVGTIGVANIMFLSVTERTREIGVRLAIGATPRNILSQFLLEGGILVVVGTILGMVFSYAIVFVLNLIGMPEWLGQPTITGGSIAMSLLVTFILALLAAYFPARRAANLTPVQALVARA is encoded by the coding sequence ATGATTTCGGTTTTGCAGCAAACACTACAAACCTTACTTGCCCATCGGCTACGAAGCGTGTTAGCGGTGATTGCGATTGTTTGGGGGATAGTGTCAGTTTTGGTGCTGGTGGCGCTGGGTGAAGGTTTCTATCAAGTTAATTCAAAGTCTTTTTCCATGCTAATGAATAACACCCAATTGGCATTTGTAGAGCAAACCAGCAAAGAGTGGCAAGGATTACCTGCGCGAAGAGAGCTACGTATTTCTAAACCCCAATTAGAGATGTTGGCGGAACAACCCGTGGTTCAATCCGTTTCCGCTGTGTATGGCAAATGGGACGCAACGGTAACGGATACGGTAGGCGCGCCAATGCCAGGTAACGTAAGCGGTATCGATGATAACTACATTGCATTGCGTAACCTCAAGCTGGCGGTTGGCTCTCGGGCGATTTCTCCAACGGATGTGATCAATCATACTAAGGTCGCCATACTCGGCTGGCGCTTGGCATTGATGGGTAATGTAAACCTTGGAGATAACGTTAATGTAAACGGGATCCCCTTTGTTGTTGTCGGCGTGACCGAGCAAAGCGAAGGCTTCTTTCAAATGGGCAATGAGGATGATCAGGTGATGATCCCAAGTACTACTTTTCAAGATTTATGGCAAAGCCCTCCCTTTATGTTGATCATCGAACCAAGCGAGTCAGTATTGGGCTCGATTTTAAGAACAAGTGTTCGTTCTTTCTTTGCGGCGAAACAGCATTTTGACCCAAGCGATCAAAATGCGATTTATATGCCGGATATTGGTCAAGAAACCCAGTTTTTTAGTGCAATCTTACGTGGCATTCAGTTGTTTCTGGGTGCCAGTGGTGCAATGACTTTGGCGGTCGGTACGATAGGCGTCGCAAATATCATGTTTTTGTCTGTCACTGAAAGAACCAGAGAGATAGGCGTCCGGCTCGCGATAGGCGCAACACCGCGTAATATTTTAAGTCAATTCTTACTTGAAGGTGGGATATTAGTGGTTGTTGGTACTATCTTAGGAATGGTTTTTTCCTACGCAATAGTGTTTGTGCTTAACCTTATCGGTATGCCCGAATGGTTAGGTCAACCTACGATCACTGGCGGCTCGATCGCTATGTCACTATTGGTCACGTTTATCTTGGCGTTATTAGCCGCGTATTTTCCAGCCCGCCGAGCCGCCAATTTAACTCCCGTACAGGCCCTAGTGGCAAGAGCGTAA
- a CDS encoding TolC family protein, whose protein sequence is MRNGKGCWLSVALIAVGVNAQPTYAMTIEQAWQAAKKFDPSYQKSQLDEQISETTVLSAKGELFPSLSTGANATWSEHGKYSNSYDVTFEQTLWDSSKWANLDQSQATYLAAQLSVAQAYNVLAEKVITAYLELAQAQSNLDLAKQKRLESKKIYDITQKNYQAGKIRLSEVEETKANYIDAQSIVLASQSELQQKKSGLMLLTNESPTVVDEIAADGLVKPELAMNDQQRWVELAKNSSPELLVAKQKVTAAEFGREKAQAGYYPTLSGKLTYSDGSERRNDNLSAGLNVRLPLDLNGSTRAQVDKASLEILSAKQDVIQVEVRLKTQVEQDFQQLNLDWQRVEIAQQQILTQQTVLKAKELEFSAGLSQASDVIRAHNLLFDKKNKLRSQLYQYWKRRVSLLKTVGQLDDTVIKQLSMALHS, encoded by the coding sequence ATGCGTAATGGTAAAGGTTGTTGGTTATCGGTGGCTTTGATTGCGGTTGGTGTTAATGCGCAGCCTACGTATGCGATGACCATAGAGCAAGCGTGGCAAGCGGCGAAAAAGTTCGACCCGAGTTATCAAAAATCTCAGCTCGATGAGCAGATAAGCGAAACCACGGTCCTCAGCGCGAAAGGCGAACTTTTTCCTTCTTTAAGTACTGGCGCGAATGCGACTTGGAGTGAGCACGGAAAATACAGTAATAGTTACGATGTCACGTTTGAGCAAACGTTATGGGATAGCAGTAAGTGGGCCAATTTAGATCAGTCACAGGCGACGTATTTGGCGGCACAACTGAGCGTGGCTCAAGCTTATAATGTGTTAGCCGAAAAAGTCATTACGGCTTACCTTGAATTAGCTCAGGCGCAAAGCAACCTCGACCTTGCTAAGCAGAAACGGTTAGAGTCCAAGAAAATTTACGACATAACTCAGAAGAACTATCAAGCAGGAAAGATTCGACTTTCGGAAGTGGAAGAAACCAAAGCGAATTATATTGATGCTCAATCCATTGTTTTGGCGAGTCAATCTGAGCTACAACAGAAGAAATCGGGCTTAATGCTGTTGACCAACGAGTCACCGACTGTGGTGGATGAAATTGCGGCTGATGGATTAGTCAAACCTGAGTTGGCAATGAATGATCAGCAACGCTGGGTAGAGTTAGCCAAGAACAGTAGCCCAGAGTTGTTGGTTGCAAAACAAAAAGTAACAGCGGCGGAATTTGGACGGGAAAAGGCACAAGCAGGTTATTACCCAACACTTTCTGGGAAGTTGACATACAGTGATGGCAGTGAAAGAAGAAATGATAATTTAAGTGCGGGACTCAATGTGCGTTTACCGCTTGATCTTAATGGGTCAACGCGAGCACAAGTTGATAAAGCAAGCTTAGAAATATTATCAGCTAAGCAAGATGTTATCCAGGTAGAAGTGAGACTTAAAACTCAGGTCGAACAAGATTTTCAGCAACTAAACCTGGACTGGCAACGAGTAGAGATTGCCCAGCAACAAATACTGACTCAACAGACCGTGCTAAAGGCCAAGGAGCTCGAATTCAGTGCGGGGCTTTCGCAAGCATCCGACGTGATACGCGCTCATAATCTGCTGTTTGATAAGAAGAATAAACTGCGTAGTCAACTATACCAATACTGGAAGCGTCGTGTTTCTTTGCTAAAAACCGTGGGTCAGCTTGATGATACGGTCATTAAACAGTTGTCTATGGCATTGCATTCATGA
- a CDS encoding ABC transporter permease, translated as MQFPIKQIFHEMAAEKLRLCLTIFAVVWATVCITTMLAAGEGLRQGLIRSSESGNGKLIYLTGGYASEAYGNFHKGKPLTLKIEDVDIIRALPSVQKAVPSVVWNERVTYQDRRTWQKPIAVTADYKQVMGFHTMLGSRWFNPMDMREQRKVIVIGYDVAARLFNKSVADDWISSPKLTVDPVGMQVKVGANQFTVIGVLKKNSAYVEQGTPVNESVFVPITTWQRFHLNAAIGAINIVPAKHADRLNVASTAKQVIARKNAGNLQDSELVQATDMLLRQKTMRQFLLGLQGFLGIIGLVTLGVAGIGIANVMYATVKKATRDIGVRMAVGATPTIIKLHYLLQSLLTMAIGGGIGLLLSFLLVRALAAISLEGNMLYDSLGQPVLELSLPILLLVVVVLAFVGVVSAWFPARRAANITPLEALQSE; from the coding sequence ATGCAGTTTCCAATTAAACAGATATTTCATGAAATGGCAGCCGAAAAGCTGCGATTATGTTTAACCATCTTTGCTGTGGTTTGGGCCACGGTGTGTATCACAACCATGTTAGCTGCAGGTGAAGGATTAAGGCAGGGGCTGATAAGAAGCTCAGAAAGCGGTAATGGTAAATTGATTTACCTAACCGGTGGCTACGCGAGTGAGGCGTATGGCAATTTTCATAAAGGTAAACCACTCACTTTAAAGATCGAAGACGTTGACATTATTCGCGCGCTACCGTCGGTACAAAAAGCGGTGCCATCAGTGGTTTGGAATGAGCGGGTGACCTATCAAGATAGACGAACGTGGCAAAAGCCGATTGCAGTGACGGCTGACTATAAGCAAGTGATGGGATTTCATACCATGCTAGGCAGCCGTTGGTTTAATCCAATGGACATGCGAGAGCAGAGAAAAGTGATTGTAATAGGGTATGATGTTGCGGCGAGATTGTTTAATAAAAGTGTCGCTGATGATTGGATTTCATCGCCAAAACTGACGGTCGATCCGGTCGGAATGCAGGTTAAAGTCGGTGCTAATCAATTTACGGTGATTGGCGTGCTGAAAAAAAACAGTGCCTACGTTGAGCAAGGAACGCCAGTTAATGAGAGCGTCTTTGTGCCTATTACAACGTGGCAGCGTTTTCACCTAAATGCTGCCATTGGTGCTATTAATATCGTTCCAGCAAAACACGCTGATAGGCTCAATGTTGCCTCAACGGCCAAACAGGTTATTGCGCGTAAAAACGCGGGCAATTTACAAGATAGCGAACTAGTTCAAGCGACCGATATGTTGCTACGACAAAAAACCATGCGTCAATTTTTACTTGGGCTACAAGGTTTTCTAGGCATCATTGGCTTGGTAACGCTCGGCGTCGCGGGGATTGGCATTGCCAACGTTATGTATGCCACGGTTAAAAAGGCGACGCGCGATATTGGTGTGAGAATGGCGGTTGGCGCAACCCCAACGATCATCAAGCTTCATTACTTATTACAATCTTTGTTGACCATGGCGATTGGCGGCGGTATTGGCCTGTTACTTTCATTCTTGTTGGTCAGAGCATTGGCAGCGATTTCCCTTGAAGGCAACATGCTTTATGACTCGTTAGGACAACCAGTATTGGAGTTATCATTGCCAATCCTCTTGTTGGTGGTTGTCGTACTCGCATTTGTTGGCGTTGTTTCGGCATGGTTTCCTGCTCGTCGTGCGGCGAACATTACGCCCCTTGAAGCTCTGCAAAGTGAATAA